In one Romboutsia lituseburensis genomic region, the following are encoded:
- a CDS encoding DUF6602 domain-containing protein has protein sequence MHVSRCPPIYGIINKSHEVDIAIWDANNYPKLKMHGHSLLFQESVKLAIEVKTNYSKDVLNDILTKCESIKMIPGIKGPDIEDRLFSIEQKIYCMENDVCFNGTLISKPDIATAAIIFKGGHSFDIENIDEKIIDIADEVWPDIIIFIEAGKVILKQYEYDEDGRINSYIEMLESKEDSLLVFTSSLLGILTDRSINLDDPFYLSKYIDTLNEMESKTRSFNIIRPTSGRRII, from the coding sequence TTGCACGTATCTCGGTGTCCCCCCATATATGGAATAATAAATAAAAGTCACGAGGTAGATATAGCTATATGGGATGCTAATAATTATCCTAAGCTAAAGATGCATGGTCATTCTTTGTTATTTCAAGAATCAGTTAAGTTAGCAATAGAGGTGAAAACTAATTATTCTAAGGATGTATTAAATGATATATTAACAAAATGTGAATCTATAAAAATGATACCAGGTATTAAAGGGCCAGATATAGAAGATAGGTTGTTTAGCATTGAACAGAAGATTTATTGTATGGAGAATGATGTATGTTTTAATGGAACATTAATATCGAAACCTGATATAGCAACAGCTGCTATTATATTTAAGGGAGGTCATTCATTTGATATTGAAAATATAGATGAAAAAATCATAGACATAGCTGATGAGGTGTGGCCTGATATTATTATATTTATTGAGGCGGGAAAAGTAATTTTAAAACAATATGAATATGATGAAGATGGAAGGATTAATTCTTATATAGAAATGTTAGAATCTAAAGAGGACTCATTACTTGTATTTACATCCTCATTATTGGGAATTTTAACAGACAGATCTATTAATTTAGATGATCCATTTTATTTAAGTAAGTATATTGATACGTTAAATGAAATGGAGTCAAAAACTAGAAGTTTTAATATTATAAGACCGACATCTGGAAGAAGGATTATATAA
- a CDS encoding recombinase family protein, translating into MKKRAVGYCRISTLMQVDNTSLKDQEDKIKMYAKLHDIDIDNLFIDKAVSGKSTDRPEYYKMMNYVKENDIDMIMVYKNDRIHRSLYNLLAMIYDLQEYNVALVSITEHFDTSTPQGMLFLQMLGSFAEFERAVINERTRNGRIARLNENKWVGGKPSLGYKVNKQGQFEIDEEEAKIVKDIFKLRSKGLSLAKTGAKYGFSKQKVDYILKNKNYIGVFEYNGMKEKNEITLEIEPIVSKYMWNKVNQQK; encoded by the coding sequence ATGAAAAAAAGAGCAGTAGGATATTGTAGAATATCAACTTTAATGCAAGTAGATAATACTTCACTTAAGGATCAAGAAGATAAAATAAAAATGTATGCTAAGCTTCACGATATTGATATAGATAATCTATTTATAGATAAAGCAGTTTCTGGTAAGTCAACGGATAGACCAGAGTACTATAAAATGATGAATTATGTTAAAGAAAATGATATAGATATGATAATGGTTTATAAGAATGATAGAATCCATAGGTCATTGTATAATTTACTAGCCATGATTTATGACTTGCAAGAGTACAATGTAGCATTAGTAAGTATTACAGAGCATTTTGATACATCAACACCACAAGGTATGTTATTTTTACAGATGCTAGGAAGTTTTGCTGAATTTGAGCGTGCTGTCATTAATGAAAGAACTAGAAATGGAAGAATAGCAAGGCTTAATGAAAATAAGTGGGTGGGAGGTAAGCCATCACTTGGATATAAAGTAAATAAACAGGGCCAATTTGAAATTGATGAAGAAGAAGCTAAAATAGTCAAAGATATATTCAAGCTAAGGTCCAAGGGGCTATCATTAGCTAAAACAGGAGCTAAGTATGGATTTTCAAAACAAAAAGTTGATTATATTTTAAAGAATAAAAATTATATTGGAGTATTTGAGTATAATGGTATGAAAGAAAAAAATGAGATTACATTAGAAATAGAGCCTATAGTATCAAAGTATATGTGGAATAAGGTAAATCAACAAAAATAA
- a CDS encoding AAA family ATPase: MLKNGYMYGLLKGDGSYDKDVHFTDVYKTIKARCNSNFEDIELYYDIVEQQLEKVYFSSIYDRERDKKRSQYRLYPLFLLYKVLIEIGKITGEYKITKDEYLVFVCTTEKYENYLDTVFNIVQYRNLKDSDQSIDDKVKEIAKRFKDVRYNRLLNVLKTINEIDKGYEIDSEHIEYVKEKVYLYETSTKINDDYVNILTSLGSMLKDDEEENDMNKDILEIPENKIEDELSRNLIIYGAPGTGKSHSIEEDRKKYFDNEMLYSRVTFNPNYAYYDFVGAYKPSPIYIKKKDDEDEYYKSNMKDKLEYQMMPSINYSFVPGPFVDILCRALNNPNHNFLLIIEEINRADAAAVFGDIFQLLDRQKDKAESDYGCSTYGITLGKDAMDYLTTRINNESNNFKKDESVKIPRNLYIWCTMNSADQNVNRMDTAFKRRWEFKYIDINSFKDEEEKEGIEKIGIKFKLGNESIDVKWNDFRVKLNETLEEIEVGEDKFIGPYFITDVDENNYILEDAIKYKLLMYLKDDVLRYNSTDLLRENYSFGSLLKDYEQGKAIFNENFIAKLKSLKSKGE, translated from the coding sequence ATGCTCAAAAACGGATATATGTATGGATTGCTCAAAGGAGATGGTTCATATGACAAAGATGTACACTTTACAGATGTATATAAGACTATAAAAGCTAGATGTAATTCTAATTTTGAAGATATAGAATTATATTATGATATTGTTGAGCAACAGTTAGAGAAAGTATATTTCTCATCTATTTATGATAGAGAAAGAGATAAAAAGAGAAGTCAATATAGGTTATATCCATTATTCTTACTATATAAGGTATTAATAGAAATTGGTAAAATAACAGGAGAATATAAGATAACTAAAGATGAATATTTAGTATTTGTATGTACTACAGAAAAGTATGAAAATTATCTAGATACAGTTTTTAATATAGTGCAATATAGAAATTTAAAAGATAGCGATCAGAGCATAGATGATAAAGTAAAAGAAATTGCTAAGAGATTTAAAGATGTAAGATATAATCGTCTATTAAATGTATTGAAAACTATAAATGAGATAGATAAAGGATATGAAATAGATTCAGAGCATATTGAATATGTGAAAGAAAAGGTATATTTATATGAAACATCAACTAAGATAAATGATGATTATGTAAATATATTGACTTCATTAGGAAGCATGCTAAAAGATGATGAAGAGGAGAATGATATGAACAAAGATATATTAGAGATTCCAGAAAATAAAATAGAAGATGAATTATCAAGAAATCTTATTATATATGGAGCACCAGGAACAGGTAAAAGTCATTCAATAGAAGAGGATAGGAAAAAATATTTTGATAATGAAATGTTATATTCAAGGGTAACTTTTAACCCTAACTATGCTTATTACGATTTCGTAGGTGCTTATAAGCCATCACCTATATACATAAAGAAAAAAGATGATGAAGATGAATACTATAAGAGCAATATGAAAGATAAATTAGAATATCAAATGATGCCATCAATAAATTATTCATTTGTACCAGGGCCTTTTGTAGATATACTATGCAGAGCTTTAAATAATCCAAATCATAACTTCTTATTAATAATAGAAGAGATAAATAGAGCAGATGCAGCAGCAGTTTTTGGTGACATATTCCAACTATTAGATAGACAAAAAGATAAGGCAGAAAGTGATTATGGATGTAGTACATATGGAATCACTTTAGGTAAGGATGCAATGGATTACTTAACAACAAGAATAAATAATGAAAGTAATAATTTCAAAAAGGATGAATCTGTTAAAATACCAAGAAATCTTTATATATGGTGTACTATGAATAGTGCAGACCAGAATGTAAATAGAATGGATACTGCATTTAAGAGAAGATGGGAATTTAAATATATAGATATAAATAGCTTTAAAGATGAAGAAGAAAAAGAAGGAATAGAAAAAATAGGAATTAAATTCAAATTAGGTAATGAGAGCATTGATGTAAAGTGGAATGACTTTAGAGTGAAACTAAACGAGACATTAGAAGAAATAGAAGTAGGAGAAGATAAATTTATTGGACCATACTTTATAACTGATGTAGATGAAAATAATTATATATTAGAGGATGCAATAAAGTATAAGTTACTTATGTACTTAAAGGATGATGTACTTAGATATAACTCTACAGACTTATTAAGAGAAAACTATTCATTTGGGTCATTATTAAAAGACTATGAGCAAGGAAAAGCTATATTCAATGAGAATTTTATAGCTAAATTAAAGTCTTTAAAGAGCAAGGGCGAATAG
- a CDS encoding BREX-1 system adenine-specific DNA-methyltransferase PglX: MSNTKLISKFYRDYKSLHKTIEEDLKNIESNSYVASRVLDRVMIFLFVENNFTDKDLINELTKYSNEKNISIFKSLIDFYTDREYFLEEKVYEIEFIISVFKVNMIERKVNISDLVMKKVIKTFSKYDWRLDTSYENAINPDILGNVFEKYINQRENGAYYTEIDTIRYINENTILLYLLNNLDSQEEIKSYINKKFIKINRIEDLVKENVDLVNVIKSIIKESDIYNVEGNLLDILYNIKILDPTCGTGAFLLNVVDLLEDIYRTIFNKLNIDDPYLIIKIITNNIYGVDIMEDAIDIAKFRLYLKVIQSFNESNKDSLKEGLEINLEVGNALVGDVFNQLNNDQEVYLDEVALTLESDYSNDDMQFDCIVGNPPYVEYSKVRNKYVVENIETIKAGNLYAFIIEKSINILKEKGTVGLIVPISIVSTKRTKDLRRFIESNCTDIFYSNFGDRPGTLFNGVHQKLTIFIGEKGNSCSSNIYTSSYYHWYKEERPHIFANIKYIKNDYRNDDFYYKFGNEIEKSIIDKIINEQCSISNQFIKESEYNAYLNTRMTFWMKCFKSEKLSSEFKKYNFTSHENAWIFMAVMNSSLYYFFWECISDVWHITSKDLSFFNFNIDRLTINEREQLINLAQELEQDLELKKVYIGSKQTEYEYKHKKSKMIIDEIDKVLKTHYKLTEEEYLYIIDYNLRYRMNDELDSYLEIRQNRIAEEIHRI, from the coding sequence ATGAGCAATACTAAGTTAATAAGTAAATTTTATAGGGATTATAAAAGTTTACATAAGACAATAGAGGAAGATTTAAAAAATATAGAAAGTAATTCTTATGTAGCATCGAGGGTATTGGATAGAGTAATGATATTTTTATTTGTAGAAAATAATTTCACAGATAAAGATTTAATTAATGAATTAACTAAGTATTCTAATGAAAAAAATATTAGTATTTTTAAATCTCTTATTGATTTTTATACTGATAGAGAGTATTTCTTAGAAGAAAAGGTATATGAAATTGAATTTATAATCAGTGTATTTAAAGTTAATATGATTGAAAGAAAAGTTAATATATCAGATTTAGTTATGAAAAAAGTTATAAAAACTTTTTCAAAGTATGATTGGAGACTAGACACATCATATGAAAATGCTATAAACCCAGATATATTAGGAAATGTTTTTGAAAAGTATATAAATCAAAGGGAAAATGGCGCATATTACACTGAAATAGATACTATTAGATATATAAATGAAAATACTATCTTGCTATATTTACTTAACAACTTAGATAGCCAAGAGGAAATTAAATCATATATAAATAAAAAATTTATAAAAATTAATAGAATAGAAGATTTAGTAAAAGAAAATGTAGATTTAGTTAATGTTATAAAAAGCATAATAAAAGAAAGTGATATTTACAATGTAGAAGGAAATTTACTTGATATATTATATAATATCAAAATATTAGACCCAACATGTGGGACAGGAGCATTTTTACTAAATGTAGTAGATTTACTAGAAGATATATATAGAACTATATTTAATAAGTTAAATATAGATGATCCTTATCTTATTATAAAAATCATAACTAATAACATATATGGTGTAGATATTATGGAAGATGCTATTGATATAGCTAAGTTTAGATTATATTTAAAAGTTATTCAAAGTTTTAATGAATCGAATAAAGATTCATTAAAAGAAGGGTTAGAAATAAACCTAGAGGTTGGAAATGCATTAGTAGGGGATGTGTTTAATCAACTTAATAATGACCAAGAAGTATATTTAGATGAGGTTGCTTTAACGCTAGAGAGTGACTACAGCAATGACGATATGCAATTTGATTGTATAGTAGGAAATCCACCTTATGTAGAGTACTCTAAGGTAAGAAATAAATATGTAGTTGAGAATATAGAAACTATAAAAGCAGGAAATCTATATGCATTTATTATAGAAAAATCTATAAATATATTAAAAGAAAAAGGAACAGTAGGGCTTATAGTTCCTATATCTATTGTATCTACAAAAAGAACAAAGGATTTAAGAAGGTTTATAGAAAGTAATTGTACAGATATATTTTACTCTAACTTTGGAGATAGACCAGGGACACTGTTTAATGGCGTACATCAAAAACTGACTATATTCATAGGAGAGAAAGGTAATAGTTGTTCATCCAATATTTATACATCAAGCTATTATCATTGGTATAAGGAAGAAAGACCACATATATTTGCAAATATTAAATATATAAAAAATGATTATAGAAATGATGATTTTTATTACAAATTCGGAAATGAGATAGAGAAATCAATAATAGATAAAATAATAAATGAGCAATGTTCTATAAGTAATCAATTTATAAAAGAAAGTGAGTACAATGCATACTTAAACACAAGAATGACATTCTGGATGAAATGTTTTAAAAGTGAGAAATTATCATCTGAATTTAAGAAATATAACTTTACAAGTCATGAAAATGCATGGATTTTTATGGCAGTAATGAATTCTAGTTTATATTATTTCTTTTGGGAATGTATATCAGATGTATGGCACATAACATCAAAAGATTTAAGCTTCTTTAATTTTAATATAGATAGGCTAACAATAAATGAAAGAGAGCAATTAATAAACTTAGCTCAAGAATTAGAGCAAGATTTAGAGTTAAAAAAGGTTTATATAGGGTCTAAGCAGACAGAGTATGAATATAAGCATAAAAAATCAAAGATGATAATAGATGAGATTGATAAAGTATTAAAGACACATTATAAGCTAACTGAAGAAGAATATCTTTATATCATAGACTATAACCTTAGATATAGAATGAATGATGAACTTGATAGTTACTTAGAGATAAGACAAAATAGAATAGCAGAGGAGATACACAGAATATGA
- the lspA gene encoding signal peptidase II produces MLYELIILLLIGIDQLSKMWALNSLKEIGSIPIIEDVFHLTYVENRGAAFGMFQDNQIIFIVVAVIATIFGLYYLHTKKLNILGKTSIVLIIAGAIGNLIDRVRLGFVVDYFDFRFIWEYVFNIADIFVVVGTIMLCIYIIVFEEDK; encoded by the coding sequence TTGTTATATGAGTTAATAATACTTTTATTAATAGGCATAGACCAACTGTCTAAGATGTGGGCTTTAAATTCATTAAAAGAAATAGGAAGTATACCAATTATAGAAGATGTTTTTCATCTTACATATGTAGAAAATAGAGGTGCAGCATTTGGTATGTTTCAAGATAATCAAATAATATTTATAGTAGTTGCAGTAATTGCAACAATATTTGGATTGTATTATTTACATACTAAGAAGCTTAATATATTAGGTAAAACAAGTATAGTACTTATAATAGCAGGAGCTATTGGAAACTTAATTGATAGAGTTAGGCTAGGATTTGTAGTAGATTATTTTGATTTTAGATTTATATGGGAATATGTATTTAATATAGCAGATATATTTGTTGTTGTTGGAACGATAATGTTGTGCATATACATAATAGTTTTTGAAGAGGATAAATAG
- a CDS encoding LlaJI family restriction endonuclease, with translation MNFKYEFEERWFNKENLDISSEFLDEISNNKKIVETNKNSIKFTFVGVLVYKREILVILPKYSRELNSEAEKLECIKTIIKVFKRIPNKVIKDNKDSLFISNSITEDEISEIAIADYIIKDFRSNGGYIQKNRIKSINGNGHTNWTCTINTFDPIISNGQPVYTNYINEDIIINNNNFISNLHTNLYNYLLVKYKDLLGYSGGALSFDRAKRNLDRLGNKKYILAKIKKELECTFGDRDINLLKAIYNFFEPKNDSNSNDLSIFGTTSFELVWEHICKYIFNDKYEDFKSEIPFPEWYTDNDIKNESKKNPLIPDILSIYNQTMFILDAKYYSIQIDEENVTGNPGSYDIIKQHIYEMVFDDEMTIQKYREDSELNYSFTVSALIYPKMMEEKFNIFGYTRHPVFKNKKIINNVYVSPNYIYDLFLNRKKVDENIYEEITNYNQKKLNLLFEKSNNSK, from the coding sequence ATGAATTTCAAATATGAATTTGAAGAAAGATGGTTTAATAAAGAAAACTTAGATATCTCATCTGAGTTTTTAGATGAAATATCTAATAATAAGAAAATAGTAGAGACTAACAAAAATAGTATTAAGTTTACATTTGTAGGTGTATTAGTATATAAAAGAGAAATACTAGTTATTCTTCCGAAATATTCAAGAGAATTAAATAGTGAAGCTGAAAAGCTAGAATGTATAAAAACTATAATAAAAGTATTTAAACGTATACCAAATAAAGTAATTAAAGATAATAAGGATTCTCTTTTTATATCAAATAGTATAACTGAAGATGAAATAAGTGAAATTGCTATAGCTGACTATATTATTAAAGATTTTAGAAGTAATGGAGGCTATATTCAAAAGAACAGAATTAAATCAATAAATGGAAATGGTCATACAAATTGGACATGTACAATAAATACTTTTGATCCAATTATATCTAATGGTCAACCAGTATATACAAACTACATAAATGAAGATATTATAATAAACAATAATAATTTCATAAGTAATTTACATACAAATTTATATAACTATTTATTAGTAAAATATAAAGATTTATTAGGATATAGTGGAGGAGCATTATCTTTTGATAGAGCTAAGAGGAACCTAGATAGATTAGGAAATAAGAAGTATATACTAGCGAAAATTAAAAAAGAGTTAGAATGTACTTTTGGAGATAGAGATATAAATTTACTAAAAGCAATTTATAATTTCTTTGAGCCTAAAAATGATTCTAATAGCAATGATTTATCAATATTTGGGACAACATCTTTTGAATTAGTTTGGGAACATATATGTAAATATATATTTAATGATAAATATGAAGATTTCAAAAGTGAGATACCATTCCCAGAATGGTATACTGATAATGATATAAAGAATGAGTCTAAAAAGAATCCTTTAATACCAGACATACTATCTATATATAATCAAACAATGTTTATACTTGATGCAAAGTATTATAGCATACAAATAGATGAAGAGAATGTAACAGGAAATCCAGGTAGCTATGATATAATAAAGCAGCATATATATGAGATGGTATTTGATGATGAAATGACAATACAAAAGTATAGAGAAGATTCAGAGTTAAATTATTCATTTACAGTTAGTGCATTGATATATCCTAAAATGATGGAAGAAAAATTTAATATATTTGGATATACAAGACACCCTGTATTTAAGAATAAGAAAATAATAAATAATGTATATGTTTCACCAAACTATATATATGATTTATTTCTAAATAGAAAAAAAGTAGATGAAAATATCTATGAAGAAATTACTAATTATAATCAAAAAAAGTTAAACCTACTTTTTGAAAAGAGTAATAATAGCAAGTAG
- a CDS encoding TIGR04540 family protein translates to MDKTFFKTQKDISEKLISTIDSYWNGEINENEFLTCTNTLVENNQDIIFKKNTYGAVIKQRLGKKRICLLDKVLNIGNEAR, encoded by the coding sequence ATGGACAAAACTTTTTTTAAAACCCAAAAAGATATATCAGAGAAGTTGATATCAACAATAGACTCTTATTGGAATGGTGAAATCAATGAAAATGAGTTTTTGACTTGTACAAACACATTGGTTGAGAATAATCAAGATATTATATTTAAAAAAAATACCTATGGAGCTGTAATAAAGCAAAGATTAGGTAAGAAACGTATTTGTCTATTAGATAAGGTTTTAAATATTGGAAATGAGGCTAGATAA
- a CDS encoding RluA family pseudouridine synthase, giving the protein MDKVREFLVIEEEEGDRLDVYLSNQLGDMSRSYIQKIIKDKKVRVNEKEEKAKYLVKEDDKIVIEIPEPKLLEVKAQDIPIEIVYEDDDVLIINKPQDMVVHPAPGNYENTLVNAILYHCKDKLSSINGVIRPGIVHRIDKDTSGLLMIAKNNNTHNSLSEQLKDHSITREYEFICHGVVKEDKITVDKSIGRNPKDRLKMAIVKDGKNAVTHFEVIERYDNFTHMKARLETGRTHQIRVHALSINHPLLGDVVYGPKNIKFKTKGQTLHARKLGFVHPRSKEYIEFNSELPEYFKTIVDKLNK; this is encoded by the coding sequence ATGGATAAAGTAAGAGAATTTTTAGTTATTGAAGAAGAAGAAGGTGATAGATTAGATGTTTATTTATCTAATCAACTTGGAGATATGTCAAGAAGTTATATTCAGAAAATAATTAAAGATAAAAAAGTAAGAGTTAATGAAAAAGAAGAAAAAGCAAAGTATCTTGTGAAAGAAGATGATAAAATCGTTATTGAAATACCTGAACCAAAGTTATTAGAGGTTAAGGCACAAGATATACCAATAGAGATAGTATATGAAGATGATGATGTACTTATTATAAATAAGCCACAGGATATGGTTGTTCATCCTGCACCAGGCAACTATGAAAATACATTAGTAAATGCTATTTTATATCACTGTAAAGATAAATTATCATCAATAAATGGAGTTATAAGACCAGGGATAGTCCATAGGATAGATAAAGATACTTCAGGACTTTTAATGATAGCTAAAAATAACAATACACATAATAGTTTATCTGAACAATTAAAGGATCACTCTATAACAAGAGAGTATGAATTTATATGTCATGGAGTGGTTAAAGAAGACAAAATAACAGTAGATAAATCAATAGGAAGAAATCCAAAAGATAGGCTTAAAATGGCTATAGTTAAAGATGGAAAGAATGCTGTTACACATTTTGAAGTTATTGAAAGATATGATAATTTTACACATATGAAAGCTAGGCTTGAAACAGGAAGAACACATCAAATAAGAGTTCATGCATTATCAATAAATCATCCACTTTTAGGAGATGTAGTATATGGTCCAAAGAATATAAAGTTCAAAACGAAGGGGCAGACTTTACATGCTAGAAAATTAGGTTTTGTACATCCTAGAAGTAAAGAGTACATAGAATTTAATTCTGAGTTACCTGAGTATTTTAAAACTATAGTTGATAAACTTAATAAATAA
- a CDS encoding DNA cytosine methyltransferase — protein MRVIDLFAGAGGFSKGFERAGFETLIANEIDPMIANTYEKNHPNVLMINESIEDFVQNIDTKIDTKLESMENRQRAEEIRANLNNIDVIIGGPPCQGFSMAGARNRQANDFIEDPRNYLFRYYFNVIQRFEPNYFVMENVQGLENMNGGEILNEIIRLFEDENNFRRGRYYLSRKVISADELGVPQSRKRLIIIGSKFEPIDIDNSIERVKQRLNIPDRVTLEEAISDLNYLEIGEGEQVQEYRTEANSQYQNERRTTNLLHNHVAPKHNEIALDRIRRILPGQNWKDLEESDTIKSVHSGSYGRLEWDSQSMTITTRFDTPSAGRVIHPERHRALTPREAARIQSFDDDYIFYGNKTSIGKQIGNAVPPLVAEVLANIIRDDIESRN, from the coding sequence ATGAGAGTTATAGATTTATTTGCAGGAGCAGGAGGATTTTCTAAGGGATTTGAAAGAGCAGGATTTGAGACATTAATAGCAAATGAAATAGACCCAATGATAGCTAATACGTATGAAAAAAATCATCCAAATGTATTAATGATAAATGAAAGCATCGAAGACTTTGTACAAAATATAGATACTAAGATAGATACAAAATTAGAAAGTATGGAAAATAGACAAAGAGCAGAAGAAATCAGAGCGAATTTAAATAATATAGATGTAATAATAGGTGGTCCACCATGCCAAGGATTTAGTATGGCTGGAGCTAGAAATAGACAAGCTAATGATTTTATAGAAGACCCTAGAAATTATTTGTTCAGATATTATTTTAATGTAATACAAAGATTTGAGCCGAACTACTTTGTAATGGAAAATGTACAAGGTCTTGAGAATATGAATGGAGGAGAGATACTTAATGAAATTATAAGGTTATTTGAAGATGAAAATAACTTTAGAAGAGGACGATATTATTTATCTAGAAAAGTTATTAGTGCAGATGAACTAGGAGTTCCACAGTCAAGAAAAAGGCTTATAATAATAGGTTCTAAATTTGAACCAATAGATATAGATAATTCAATAGAAAGAGTTAAACAAAGGCTTAATATACCTGATAGAGTTACTTTGGAAGAGGCTATAAGTGATCTTAACTATCTTGAAATTGGAGAAGGGGAGCAAGTTCAAGAATATAGGACAGAAGCTAACTCACAATATCAAAATGAAAGAAGAACTACTAATTTGTTACACAACCATGTAGCTCCAAAGCATAACGAAATAGCATTAGATAGAATAAGAAGAATTCTGCCAGGACAAAATTGGAAAGACTTAGAGGAAAGTGATACTATTAAGTCAGTGCATAGTGGGTCATATGGTAGATTAGAGTGGGATTCGCAATCTATGACAATAACAACTAGATTTGATACACCATCTGCAGGTAGAGTTATACATCCTGAAAGACACAGAGCATTAACACCTAGAGAGGCTGCAAGGATACAATCATTTGATGACGATTATATATTCTATGGAAATAAAACATCTATAGGAAAGCAGATAGGAAATGCAGTACCACCATTAGTTGCAGAGGTATTAGCTAATATCATAAGAGATGATATAGAAAGTAGAAATTAA
- a CDS encoding N-acetylmuramoyl-L-alanine amidase family protein, whose product MGKLIIDLGHGGQDPGSIGPSKVCEADVVLSIGEEIEKNLNGYDLEYKFTRISDKFISLTQRASIANIFGASYFVSIHINSTTDKSVRGVEVWQYDADSKRLNNFSKCVCDDISKVLNIRNRGVKYNKNFAVLKNTKMPACLIEVDFISNIDAERDLKDSAKIKEIAKVITDNLAHLYDLQKVKKVEEDILYKVCIGAFRDKNNAINQVKEAKSKGFRDAYII is encoded by the coding sequence ATGGGAAAGTTAATTATTGATTTGGGTCATGGAGGACAAGATCCAGGATCGATCGGACCAAGTAAAGTTTGTGAAGCCGATGTAGTTTTAAGTATTGGAGAGGAGATTGAGAAAAATTTAAATGGTTATGATTTAGAGTATAAGTTTACTAGAATTAGCGATAAATTTATTTCATTAACACAAAGAGCTAGCATTGCAAATATTTTTGGAGCTAGTTATTTTGTATCAATTCATATTAATTCTACAACTGACAAAAGTGTTAGAGGTGTTGAAGTTTGGCAATATGATGCAGATAGTAAGAGGTTAAATAATTTTTCAAAATGTGTTTGTGATGATATTTCTAAGGTTTTAAATATTAGAAATAGGGGAGTTAAGTATAATAAAAATTTTGCTGTACTTAAAAATACTAAGATGCCAGCCTGTTTAATTGAGGTAGATTTTATATCTAATATTGATGCTGAAAGAGATTTAAAAGATAGTGCTAAAATTAAAGAAATAGCTAAGGTTATTACTGATAATTTAGCACATTTATATGATTTACAAAAGGTTAAAAAAGTTGAGGAAGATATTTTATATAAGGTTTGTATTGGAGCTTTTAGAGATAAAAATAATGCTATTAATCAGGTTAAAGAGGCTAAAAGTAAAGGTTTTAGAGATGCATATATAATATGA